From the Euphorbia lathyris chromosome 6, ddEupLath1.1, whole genome shotgun sequence genome, one window contains:
- the LOC136231931 gene encoding exosome complex component RRP45B-like, which translates to MALKQNNFIHTALASDQRIDGRNPFEYRKVTIKFGKEDGSSEVQLGQTHVMGFVTSQLVQPYRDRPNEGSLSIFTEFSPMADPSFEPGRLGESAKELGRIIDRGLRESRAVDIESLCILAGKLVWAIRVDLHIIDNGGNLVDAANVAALAALLTFRRPECTLGGEDGQEVIVHSPEVKEPLPLIIHHLPIAVTFAFFNSEHTMVVDPTHEEEAVMGGRMTITANANGDICAIQKAGGEGVMQSDIMRCLRLASRNAESLTKKIKDAVEAYSIERALRKIKRHSTSATVGQVL; encoded by the exons ATGGCTCTGAAGCAGAATAATTTCATTCACACTGCCTTGGCTTCTGATCAGAGAATTGATGGCCGTAATCCCTTCGAATATCGTAAAGTAACTATCAAGTTTGGCAA AGAAGATGGGTCATCAGAGGTGCAGCTAGGTCAAACACATGTGATGGGATTTGTTACAAGTCAACTAGTCCAACCTTATAGAGACCGACCAAATGAAGGATCACTCTCAATTTTTACGGAGTTCTCTCCAATGGCTGATCCTTCATTTGAGCCAGGCCGTCTAGGAGAATCTGCAAAGGAATTGGGAAGAATAATTGACCGCGGTTTAAG GGAAAGCAGGGCAGTCGATATTGAGTCACTTTGTATTCTTGCTGGGAAGTTAGTATGGGCCATTCGTGTAGACCTTCACATCATAGACAATGGAGG AAATCTTGTTGATGCTGCCAATGTTGCTGCTTTAGCTGCCCTCCTGACATTTCGTAGACCAGAATGCACATTAGGTGGAGAAGATGGCCAGGAAGTGATAGTGCATTCCCCTGAG GTGAAAGAACCTCTTCCTTTGATAATACATCATCTCCCTATAGCAGTAACCTTTGCATTCTTCAACAGCGAACACACCATG GTTGTAGATCCGACCCATGAGGAGGAGGCTGTTATGGGGGGAAGAATGACTATTACAGCGAATGCAAATGGTGATATTTGTGCCATTCAGAAAGCTGGAGGGGAGGGGGTGATGCAGAGTGATATTATGCGCTGCTTGCGACTTGCATCTAGGAATGCCGAGTCTTTGACAAAGAAGATAAAAGATGCA GTTGAAGCCTACAGCATAGAGAGAGCATTGCGCAAGATCAAGCGTCACTCTACTTCAGCTACTGTTGGTCAGGTTTTATAG